One window from the genome of Alkalihalobacillus sp. LMS6 encodes:
- a CDS encoding catalase yields MTRLTDNQGHPIYDNQNSRTAGQHGPTMLEDYHLVEKLAHFDRERIPERVVHARGVGAYGVFKVKNNLKRYTKAALFAEDGKETPLFVRFSTVIHGGTSPETLRDPRGFSVKFYTEEGNYDFVGNNLPVFFIRDAIKFPDVIHSLKPDPRTNIQDPDRYWDFMSLSPETTNMMVHLFTDEGIPASYREMRGSSVHAFKFVNEHGNMVYAKLRWVPKKGIRNLSGEEAAEIQGQDFNHATRDFYEAIENEDFPEWDLYVQILDPADLDNFDFHPLDATKDWLEEDIPYQHVGTMTLNRNPDNVFAETEQVGFNPGNLIPGIEPSEDKMLQGRIFSYSDTQRYRVGANYLNLPVNCPFAQKANFQRDGAMPVGQQTNPVNYEPNRYQETPDEAEGYEDYRAPIQGTIGRMAIEKKNHFGQAGKIYRNYEESVKQALVKNIVGDLEQVKQETALRAVCNFYRADESLGQRLADQLNLDISEYVQQAEK; encoded by the coding sequence ATGACCCGGTTAACAGACAATCAAGGGCATCCAATTTATGATAATCAAAATTCAAGAACGGCTGGTCAGCATGGACCAACGATGTTGGAAGATTATCATCTAGTAGAAAAGTTAGCTCATTTTGATAGAGAACGAATTCCTGAGCGTGTGGTGCACGCTAGAGGTGTAGGTGCATACGGCGTTTTTAAAGTGAAAAACAACTTGAAACGTTATACAAAAGCAGCTTTATTTGCTGAAGATGGAAAAGAAACACCATTATTCGTACGGTTTTCAACGGTAATTCATGGCGGTACTTCGCCAGAAACGTTAAGAGATCCACGTGGGTTTTCAGTTAAATTTTATACAGAAGAAGGAAACTACGATTTTGTTGGAAACAACTTACCTGTTTTCTTTATTCGAGATGCGATTAAATTTCCAGACGTGATTCATTCTTTAAAGCCTGATCCACGGACGAATATACAAGATCCAGATCGCTATTGGGATTTTATGTCGCTTTCACCTGAAACGACAAACATGATGGTGCATTTATTTACAGACGAAGGCATTCCGGCTTCATACCGTGAAATGCGTGGCTCAAGTGTCCATGCATTTAAATTTGTAAACGAGCATGGCAATATGGTTTACGCGAAGCTTCGTTGGGTTCCAAAGAAAGGCATTCGTAATTTATCTGGCGAAGAAGCGGCGGAAATTCAAGGACAAGACTTCAACCATGCAACAAGGGATTTCTATGAAGCAATTGAAAATGAAGATTTTCCTGAATGGGATCTTTATGTACAAATCCTTGACCCGGCTGATTTAGATAACTTTGACTTCCATCCTCTTGATGCAACGAAAGATTGGCTAGAAGAAGACATTCCATATCAACATGTAGGTACGATGACGTTAAATCGTAATCCTGACAATGTGTTTGCAGAAACAGAACAAGTTGGATTTAATCCAGGTAACTTGATACCAGGAATTGAGCCTTCTGAAGATAAAATGTTGCAAGGACGAATTTTCTCTTATTCTGATACGCAGCGTTACCGGGTTGGCGCAAACTATTTGAACCTACCTGTAAACTGTCCATTTGCGCAAAAAGCGAATTTTCAACGTGATGGAGCCATGCCTGTAGGCCAGCAAACAAATCCAGTTAATTATGAGCCAAATCGTTACCAAGAAACGCCAGACGAAGCAGAAGGCTATGAAGATTACCGAGCTCCTATACAAGGAACAATCGGTCGAATGGCAATTGAAAAGAAAAATCACTTTGGACAAGCTGGTAAGATTTACCGCAATTACGAGGAAAGTGTGAAACAAGCACTCGTGAAAAATATTGTCGGTGATTTAGAGCAAGTCAAACAAGAAACTGCTCTACGCGCAGTTTGTAATTTCTACCGTGCCGATGAATCATTAGGGCAGAGATTAGCAGATCAATTAAATCTTGATATTTCCGAGTATGTCCAGCAGGCGGAGAAATAA
- a CDS encoding aldehyde dehydrogenase, producing MYETLKGVQQEYVFSGALKTFQARKQQLLKLKDMLQNHESELLAAVNKDLNKQEAEAFMMELGTVHSEINHTLESLEEWMEPVKVKSPVTHTGSTSYVVNEAYGSVLIIAPWNYPIQLTFSPLVGALAAGNSAVIKPSELTPHTSSAIAAAVRSTFAQEIVAVVEGDAKTSEALLEQGFDYIFFTGSVAVGKIVMKHAAEHLTPHTLELGGKSPAIVAEDAKLDLAAKRIAWGKFTNAGQTCIAPDYVMVHEDVYESFLKKLEKHTYNLFSKRTKEGTYTQIVNEKHFDRLAAYLDNGDTVLGGQHSKEHRLIAPTILKNVDWDAPIMKDEIFGPILPVFTYKSPTEVIVRVRSLPNPLALYVFSEEEQTQALYSEQLSFGGGCINDTIMHVANPHLPFGGKGPSGIGAYHGYESFRTFSHQKGMLKQTTSFDMPLRYKSGKMANKIIRSVFK from the coding sequence ATGTACGAAACGCTAAAAGGTGTCCAACAAGAATACGTATTTTCTGGCGCTTTAAAAACGTTTCAAGCACGAAAGCAGCAATTATTGAAGCTTAAAGACATGCTACAAAATCACGAAAGCGAACTGTTAGCTGCTGTAAATAAAGATTTAAATAAACAAGAAGCGGAAGCCTTTATGATGGAGCTAGGTACCGTTCATTCAGAAATTAATCATACCTTGGAATCGCTAGAAGAGTGGATGGAGCCTGTTAAGGTGAAATCACCTGTTACCCATACCGGTTCAACGAGCTATGTGGTAAATGAGGCTTACGGAAGTGTCTTAATCATCGCGCCATGGAATTATCCTATTCAATTAACCTTTTCGCCTCTCGTTGGTGCACTTGCTGCAGGGAATAGTGCGGTTATTAAGCCATCTGAGTTAACGCCTCACACATCAAGCGCAATCGCAGCAGCCGTCCGCTCCACGTTTGCACAAGAAATTGTAGCGGTGGTGGAAGGGGATGCCAAAACATCAGAAGCTTTGCTAGAGCAAGGGTTTGACTATATTTTCTTTACCGGTAGTGTGGCTGTAGGAAAAATTGTGATGAAGCATGCGGCTGAACATTTGACGCCTCATACATTAGAACTAGGTGGCAAAAGCCCTGCGATTGTTGCGGAAGATGCGAAGCTTGATTTAGCTGCAAAACGTATCGCTTGGGGGAAATTCACAAACGCAGGCCAAACGTGTATTGCGCCTGACTATGTAATGGTTCATGAAGATGTCTATGAATCATTTCTTAAGAAACTTGAGAAACATACGTATAACTTGTTCTCAAAAAGAACGAAAGAAGGCACGTATACGCAAATTGTTAACGAAAAACATTTTGATCGCTTAGCTGCATATTTGGATAATGGAGACACCGTTTTAGGTGGTCAGCATTCAAAAGAACATCGTTTGATTGCACCAACCATCTTAAAGAACGTTGATTGGGATGCGCCAATTATGAAAGATGAAATTTTTGGTCCGATATTACCCGTTTTCACGTATAAGTCACCAACAGAAGTGATCGTGCGCGTTCGATCATTACCAAATCCTTTAGCACTTTATGTGTTTTCTGAAGAAGAACAAACGCAAGCACTCTATTCGGAACAGCTTTCTTTTGGAGGCGGCTGCATCAACGACACCATTATGCACGTTGCAAACCCTCATCTTCCGTTTGGCGGCAAAGGACCTAGTGGTATAGGAGCTTATCACGGATATGAAAGTTTCCGCACATTTTCGCATCAAAAGGGCATGCTAAAGCAAACGACGTCATTTGATATGCCACTACGGTATAAAAGTGGAAAAATGGCCAATAAAATCATTCGAAGTGTGTTCAAATAG
- a CDS encoding lysine N(6)-hydroxylase/L-ornithine N(5)-oxygenase family protein codes for MKETFDVIGVGIGPFNLGLAALIEEKTTLKSAFFDETNVFQWHPGMLLDGTDLQVPFLADLVSFANPMSQYSFLNYAHVHDRLMSFFFFNRFDVPRKEYNAYCHWVVTQLNNCHFGKKVVDVQYVKSDACYQVTVEDSDKTEHYYCKHLVVGTGSEPIVPANVEGGLNEDIIHSSSYGFYEKEIKKAKSITVIGSGQSAAEIFYKLLDDQLEEQYELSWFTRSPGFFQLEDSKLGQELFSPTYVDYFHNLTYEQREEALPLLGNLRNGVQQKTLHKIYDKLYHRSIETKQSPALIQAAIEINQVKTSNSGDYLLSGKQWQEDQSFTHQSEKVIFATGYKPHIPDWLSAMMKDVKMESESEFAVTRNAELIFHDQRENRVFALTNLEHALGTSATNLGLSVERNVRIINQLANQKVYKESPGPVFQQFSHKG; via the coding sequence ATGAAAGAAACATTTGATGTAATTGGTGTAGGAATTGGCCCATTTAATTTAGGGCTGGCGGCACTAATAGAAGAAAAAACTACGTTAAAAAGTGCGTTTTTCGATGAAACAAACGTTTTTCAATGGCATCCTGGCATGCTGTTAGATGGGACCGATCTACAGGTCCCTTTTCTAGCTGATTTGGTCTCATTTGCAAATCCTATGAGTCAGTATTCGTTTTTAAATTATGCTCATGTACATGATCGTTTAATGTCATTTTTCTTTTTTAATCGCTTTGATGTGCCGAGAAAAGAATACAATGCATACTGCCACTGGGTTGTAACACAACTAAATAACTGTCACTTTGGCAAGAAGGTTGTGGACGTTCAATACGTAAAAAGCGATGCTTGTTATCAAGTAACAGTAGAAGATAGTGACAAGACAGAGCACTATTATTGCAAACATCTTGTCGTTGGCACTGGAAGTGAACCAATTGTCCCTGCAAATGTTGAGGGCGGTTTAAATGAAGATATCATCCATTCAAGCTCCTATGGGTTTTACGAAAAAGAAATCAAAAAAGCGAAATCCATTACGGTTATTGGGTCAGGTCAAAGCGCAGCAGAGATTTTTTACAAATTATTGGATGATCAATTAGAAGAACAATATGAATTAAGCTGGTTCACTCGTTCGCCAGGATTTTTTCAATTGGAAGATTCGAAACTTGGACAAGAGTTGTTTTCACCTACTTATGTCGATTATTTTCATAATCTCACCTACGAACAAAGAGAAGAAGCGCTACCGTTGCTTGGAAATTTAAGAAACGGTGTGCAGCAAAAAACATTGCATAAGATTTACGATAAACTGTACCATCGAAGCATTGAAACAAAACAATCGCCAGCACTTATTCAAGCTGCCATCGAAATCAATCAAGTGAAAACCTCTAATTCCGGTGACTATCTTTTATCCGGTAAGCAGTGGCAAGAAGATCAGTCGTTTACCCATCAGTCTGAAAAAGTAATCTTTGCAACAGGCTATAAACCGCATATCCCAGATTGGCTAAGCGCAATGATGAAAGATGTCAAGATGGAGTCAGAATCAGAATTTGCTGTAACTCGTAATGCTGAATTGATCTTCCATGATCAACGAGAAAATCGTGTATTCGCGCTTACAAATTTAGAGCATGCATTAGGAACGAGCGCCACGAATTTAGGGTTATCGGTTGAGCGGAATGTTCGGATTATTAATCAGTTAGCGAATCAAAAGGTGTATAAAGAAAGCCCAGGACCTGTGTTTCAACAATTCTCTCATAAAGGGTAA